From Gemmatimonadota bacterium, a single genomic window includes:
- a CDS encoding aldolase/citrate lyase family protein — protein sequence MRKSKVLSKLSSSGFVRMAGLGHYLPFYIRYAAQFKYDGLWFDLEHRAMDAREVQSILAMCKQHDIDCMVRPPTLERTRLYRYLEDGATGFMIPFMSTADVARQVVDCTKFPPLGNRGIDGAGLDGDFGIEVWKEGSTYFEDANRETFIVGQIETVEGLRNVDAIAAVEGIDVVFIGPADLTHRLETDPNVNWTLDDAISRVSDAAERHGKAWGITAGSPELVAHYRGLGASLVPWGGDFSLMGVLEQCSKDLDAIPGA from the coding sequence ATGCGCAAGAGCAAGGTCCTGTCCAAGCTTAGCTCCTCCGGCTTCGTCCGGATGGCCGGTCTCGGCCATTATCTGCCGTTCTACATACGCTATGCCGCCCAATTCAAATACGACGGCCTCTGGTTCGACCTGGAACACCGCGCCATGGATGCCCGGGAGGTCCAGTCCATCCTGGCCATGTGCAAGCAGCACGACATCGACTGCATGGTGCGTCCGCCCACCCTGGAAAGGACCCGCCTGTACCGTTACCTGGAAGACGGCGCCACGGGCTTCATGATCCCGTTCATGTCCACGGCGGACGTCGCGCGCCAAGTCGTCGATTGTACGAAGTTCCCGCCCCTGGGCAACCGGGGCATCGACGGCGCTGGCCTCGACGGCGATTTCGGGATCGAGGTGTGGAAAGAGGGTTCGACTTATTTCGAGGACGCCAACCGGGAGACCTTCATCGTCGGCCAGATCGAGACCGTGGAGGGCCTGCGCAACGTGGACGCCATCGCGGCCGTGGAAGGCATCGACGTGGTTTTCATCGGTCCCGCCGACCTGACGCACCGCCTGGAGACCGATCCCAACGTCAACTGGACGCTGGACGATGCCATTTCCCGAGTGTCGGACGCGGCCGAGCGTCACGGCAAGGCCTGGGGCATCACGGCGGGCAGCCCCGAACTTGTCGCCCACTACCGCGGCCTCGGGGCGAGTCTCGTGCCCTGGGGCGGCGATTTCAGCCTGATGGGCGTGCTCGAGCAATGCAGTAAAGACCTGGACGCGATCCCGGGCGCCTGA